The DNA window GCGCCTGCTGACCGTGGTTCCGCCCTCGGAATAGCGGCAAACGCGTGGGCGGAGCATGGCGGCCCCTGCGCGTGCGAGGGCGCTGGCCTGCTGTTACCGTTTTGCGGCTGTGGCGAGCCGGTTCAGGGCCAGGGCACCCACGAGCAGTCCGAAGTCCCGCAGGGCTACGTCGTAGAAATTGCCGAGGATCAACAGGTTAACGATGATCCCGAGCAGCCAGGCCGCGACGACCAATGAGCCGATCCGCGGGCGGAAGGCTACCAACAGCCCGGCGAGTATTTCGATAACGCCGACGGCGTACATGATGGTCTGCCCGGGCAGCGGCACCACGGACGGCACCACCGGGGCGAGGTAGCTTGTCCAGTCCGTGAGCACGTTGGTGAACTTGTCCAGCCCGAACAGGACCGGGGCCACCGTGAAGACGGTGCGGAGGAGGAGGAACGCCTGCCTGACCGTGTCCGGAGCCAGTGCCTCCGTGCGTCCGGGCTCCTTCAATGCTGTGGTTTTCATGATTGCTCCTTCTAAAAGTGGATATATTGATTTTAGACCCGCGCACCTTATTTAGCAACGGATCTTGTTTTTAGAGATACGCTGGAGTCATGAACCGTCAACCGAGTACCAGGCTTTCGTGGGCCGGCCGCCTCGCCGCCCTCGCGTCGCTGGGGGATGACACCCGGCGGCGGCTGTTCGAATTCGTCGCTGCGTCGGCTTCCGCGGTGGGACGCGACGACGCCGCGGAAGGCCTGGGCCTGCCCAGGAGCACCGCCTCGTTCCACCTGGACAGGCTGGTCCGTGAAGGCCTGCTTGCCGTGGAGTTCAGGAAGCTCGGCGGGAAGGGTGGCCCGGGCTCCGGCCGGCCGGCGAAACTTTACCGCCCGGCGCTGGAGGAAGTGGGAGCGTCGGTCCCGGAGCGGAGCTACGACCTGGCCGGCGAGCTCATGGCCTCCGCGATCGAGGAATCGATGTCCGGCAGGGCGTCTGCCCATGAGGCGCTGCTTGCCACGTCGTACTCCCGCGGCCGTGCGTCCGCGACCGGGGGAGCGTCATTCGAGGACCTGCTGAGCGGGATCGGGTACAGGCCGGCGCCGGACGGCAACGGCGGACTTGTTCTCATGAACTGTCCCTTCCACCGGCTGGCGGACGGACATGCGGATGTGGTGTGCGCAATGAACGGTGCCTTCCTGAGCGGAGCCGCCGCGGCCTGCGGCATGCCTGAAGACACGGTGGAAGAGGACCGGACAGCCGGGCGCTGCTGCGCCCGGATCAAGCCATAGCTGGCTGCCGCGCCCGGCGCTTCACTCCGGTGAGGAGCACGCCGGAGATGACCAACAATCCGCCTAGTATTTGCGGGGTGGTCACCGGAATGCCCAGGAGCAGGGTGATCACTGCCGTAAAGACCACTATGAGGTTGAGGTAGTTTCCGGCTACGGCCGGTCCGGTGGACTTAAGGGCCAGGTTCCACAGCAGGTAGGCGCCGAACGACGGGAAGAGTGCCACGTACGCGAGCGACCACGCTCCGGCGGCGGTGTCCGGTAGCTCCGCGCCTGCAGCCAGTGCAATTGGCGTGAGCGAGATGGTCGCCATCGCCACCTGGACAGCTGTGGCGGCGATGGCCGGCAGGTCCAGCCGCCTGGCAATGATGGTGTAAAGCCCCCAGACGACGATCGCGCAGAGCATGAGCAGCTCGCCGGCGTTGAACGACAGGTAGGAAATCTGCTGCACGTCGCCGCCGGTGAGGACAAGAAGCACGCCGAACAGGCCCAGTGCGATCCCAAGCCAGCCCACCGGGCCGGGCCGGTCTCCAAGCATGAATATGGCCATTACCACGATCAGTGCCGGATTGGTTGCCGTGATGAGGGAGGCGTTGAGGGCAGAGGTGTGGCCCAATGCGCTGTAGAGCAGCAGCGTGTAGCCGCTCATGCCGAGGGCGCTTAGGAGCAGGCGCGCGGGCTAGCGCCGCAGCACGGCCCGCCAGTCCGGTCTTTCCACCCGGTGAGCGAGGAGCAGAAGCGGCACGGCCACGAGGGCCCAACGCCAAAAAGGTGAGCTCCAGCGGCGTCATTGACTTCATCGCCGCCTGGCCTACGACAAAGTTTCCGGACCAGAACAGGGTGGCAATGACGAGGAAGATGGGCGCTCTCACCGCTCGAATCTACAGGCGGTGCGCCAACAGGAGGCATTGGGGCGGGCGGCCGCGGCGGTCGCCGGGGGAGTAATTCGCGGCGGGGAGAATTAAGCCGCGGGTAGAATTTTAAGCGTGCCTGCTTACCTGGATCATGCTGCCACCACGCCCATCGCCGCCGAGGCCCTGGCCGCGCTGACCCGTGAACTGGCCCGGACGGGAAACCCGTCGTCACTGCACGGTGCGGGCCGACGCGCGCGGCGGTCCGTGGAGGACTCGCGGGAGGCCATTGCCGCGGCCGCCGGGGCTCACCCGTCGGAGGTCATTTTCACCTCCGGCGGCACCGAAGCGGACAATCTCGCAGTCAAGGGTCTGTTTTGGTCGCGGCGCGGCCAGGATCCGCGCCGGCGGCGCATCCTGTGTACCGCCGTCGAACACCATGCCGTTCTGGACACGGTGGAGTGGCTGGAACGCCACGAGGGGGCTGAGGTGTCCTGGCTTCCGGTGGACTCGGAAGGCGTCCTTGACCTTGAGGCGTTCCAGGCCGAGCTGCTCCGGGATCCCGCGTCCATCGCCCTTGTCACTGTCATGTGGGCCAACAACGAGGTGGGCAGCATCCAGCCCATCGCGCAGGTTGTCGAGCTTTCCCGCGCGGCGGGAGTGCCGGTGCACTCCGATGCCGTGCAGGCATTCGGGTCGGTTGCCGTGGACTTCAAGGCTTCCGGGCTGGACGCGATGTCCATCTCCGGCCACAAGATCGGCGGCCCGGTCGGCGTCGGGGCCCTGCTCCTGGGACGTGCCGTGAAGCTCACTCCGGTCCAGCACGGCGGGGG is part of the Arthrobacter sp. KBS0703 genome and encodes:
- a CDS encoding metalloregulator ArsR/SmtB family transcription factor, translated to MNRQPSTRLSWAGRLAALASLGDDTRRRLFEFVAASASAVGRDDAAEGLGLPRSTASFHLDRLVREGLLAVEFRKLGGKGGPGSGRPAKLYRPALEEVGASVPERSYDLAGELMASAIEESMSGRASAHEALLATSYSRGRASATGGASFEDLLSGIGYRPAPDGNGGLVLMNCPFHRLADGHADVVCAMNGAFLSGAAAACGMPEDTVEEDRTAGRCCARIKP
- a CDS encoding DMT family transporter, yielding MSGYTLLLYSALGHTSALNASLITATNPALIVVMAIFMLGDRPGPVGWLGIALGLFGVLLVLTGGDVQQISYLSFNAGELLMLCAIVVWGLYTIIARRLDLPAIAATAVQVAMATISLTPIALAAGAELPDTAAGAWSLAYVALFPSFGAYLLWNLALKSTGPAVAGNYLNLIVVFTAVITLLLGIPVTTPQILGGLLVISGVLLTGVKRRARQPAMA
- a CDS encoding cysteine desulfurase family protein, which produces MPAYLDHAATTPIAAEALAALTRELARTGNPSSLHGAGRRARRSVEDSREAIAAAAGAHPSEVIFTSGGTEADNLAVKGLFWSRRGQDPRRRRILCTAVEHHAVLDTVEWLERHEGAEVSWLPVDSEGVLDLEAFQAELLRDPASIALVTVMWANNEVGSIQPIAQVVELSRAAGVPVHSDAVQAFGSVAVDFKASGLDAMSISGHKIGGPVGVGALLLGRAVKLTPVQHGGGQERDVRSGTLDTASIAAFAAAAEAAAKNLPAESARISALRDRLIAGVQDAVPSAVLRGARGPGRLPGNAHFTFPGCEGDSLLFLLDLAGVESSTGSACTAGVPRPSHVLLAMGLDEATARGAQRFTLGHPSTDEDVDALLAALPGAYARARQAGMAGHESSIQTAATVARQGSGIS